A single window of Zea mays cultivar B73 chromosome 10, Zm-B73-REFERENCE-NAM-5.0, whole genome shotgun sequence DNA harbors:
- the LOC103642582 gene encoding uncharacterized protein has product LGAPTFKGRKQIENRRVVELGGKSVKKHRTPLSVAKPALKNQKKREQKKMEEEKLLGIFRKRDKDTKPHKTRPEDRVLRATEGHFRNGILNVKHLLAPPKPSGKDMSEPKMRKDKHKGKGKQKGAEERDVEESTLL; this is encoded by the exons TTAGGTGCCCCTACATTTAAGGGGCGAAAGCAAATCGAGAACCGCAGAGTAGTTGAGTTGGGTGGAAAG TCTGTTAAGAAGCATCGCACACCATTAAGTGTTGCGAAGCCAGCTCTGAAGAATCAGAAGAAACGAGAACAGAAGAAAATGGAAGAG GAAAAACTACTTGGGATCTTTAGGAAGAGGGACAAGGACACCAAACCTCACAAGACAAGGCCAGAGGATCGAGTGCTTAGGGCCACAGAAGGGCACTTTAGGAACGGTATACTGAACGTCAAGCATCTTCTGGCGCCACCGAAACCATCAGGCAAGGACATGTCGGAACCGAAGATGAGGAAGGACAAGCACAAGGGGAAGGGTAAGCAGAAGGGGGCAGAAGAAAGAGACGTTGAAGAAAGCACACTTCTGTAA